The Thermomonospora curvata DSM 43183 DNA segment GACGATCTCAGTCTCGGCGTCGCGGGCGGTGGCGATGATGACCGGCACGTCGGAGACGCCGCGCAGCATCTTCAGCGCCTCGGCGCCGTCCAGGTCCGGCAGTCCCAGATCCAGCACCACCAGGTCCGGCGGGTTGCGCGCGACCTCCCGGAGCATGTCCATCGCGGTGCCGGCGCTCCGCACGGTGTGGGACCGGGCGTCCAGTTCCCGTATCAGTGCGGCCCGGAGGTTGGGATCGTCCTCCACTACGAGCACAGTCGCCATGCCCCGCACCGTAGACCACTATGTGCGCTTCTGCCTGTCTCCTAACGATTGTTCCCGGTGCCGTGCACAGAGTGAAGAAAAATTTTCAGTTTCTCTCGGACGCCCCCGTCCCCTGCGGAAGCTGGAACAGCGGGCGCACGAACATCGCGGTGGCCTCGACGGTCACCTTGCCGCCCGGGGCGAGCACGTGCGCCTCGGCGAAGGTCTTGCGGCCCTCGGTGCGGGTCACGCGGGCCTCGACGGTCAGCGGGACGCCATAGGGGGTGGGCCGGCGGTAGCACATGTCCAGCGTGGCGGTCAGCCCCGGCACGCCGCCGGAGGCCGCCGCCAGGCCGAGCATCTGGTCGAGGACGAGCGCGGTGACGCCGCCGTGCACGAACCCGGGCGGCCCTTCGTAGACGGTGTTGAGGGTGAACTCGCCGCGGACCACGCCGCCTTCGCACACGGTGACCGTCACCGGCGGGGCGATGGGGTTGATCCGGCCCGTCACCGGGCTGGCCAGCTGCCGGACCATGCCGTTGGTGCCCTCGGCGGCCATCGGCGGGTACTGGTCGCGGGCGGCGTTCAGCCGGGCGGTCAGCGCGGCGACCTGCTCGGCGACGGCGGCGATCTCGGCGGAGTCCACCTCGGTCAGCACCACGGCCTCGGTCAGCTCCCGGACCCGGGCGGCCAGCTCGGCCAGCTGCGCGGCCCGCTCCTCGCCGATCCACCGGCGGTCTTCGAGCCTTCCGATGGTCCTGCCGCCGGCCGCCTCGACCTCCGTCATGCGCCCTCCCGCACCCCTCAAAAAAACTGAACGGGATTCTAGAAGGTGCTTTGACTTAGCGGACATCCGGGGCGCACCGCTCTCGCGTCCCGCAAAAGGGAAGGCCGTGGGAATCGGCCCGGCTCAGGTGCCGGACGGCGATTGACCCTGCGCGCGGAGCCGCCGCGCCGCCGGGATGCGGTGCGACCGGCCGGGGCCTAGGACCGCAGGCGGGCGACCGCGCGGACCGGCGCCCCATCGCCCGTCAGCCGCACCGGGAACAGGAACACCTCGGCCTCCGCCGGGGCCTGGACCAGCCGGTCGAGCCCGGTGAGGTTCTCGGCGATCACCCCGCCCGGCTCCAGCAGCGCCCGGTGGGCCGCCAGAGAGAAGTCCTGCTCCCCCCGAGCCGGAGTGCGGTCCACGCTGAGCGCGTCGATGCCGACCGTCCGCACCCCGGCCGCCGCGATCCGCACGCAGGTCTCGGCCGCCAGGTAGGGATGCGCCAGATAATCGGGAGTGCCCCAGTGCCGCGACCAGCCGGTGACGACCAGCAGCACGACGCCCGGCCGCAGCCCCTCCGGAAGATGCTCCGGCCCGATGGGAGTGCGCGGCGGCAGGCCGCGGACGTCCATCGGCACGGCCCGCCCGGCGAACCGGTCCAGCGGCAGCTCATCCAGCCGGGGCCAGGAGTCGTCCACGTGGCAGGGCGCGTCCACATGCGTTCCGGCATGAGAGCCCAGGTGCACCCGCGCCACGTTGACCCCCGCCTCCGCGACGGTGAGCGCGGGCGCCACCTCCACCTCGGGGTCCCCCGGATACACCGGCATCCCGGTGACCACCGGCACCGATAGATCGACCCATGTCATGAGCCCGTAGGGTAAGTGCCGTGTTGCCCCTAGTCACAGCGACCCGGTACGTGACGCCGCTGCGCGAGGGAGGCTCGCTGCCCGGCATCGTGGAGGCCGACGACCTCGGCACCTATGTGATGAAGTTCGTCGGCGCCGGGCAGGGCCGCAAGGCGCTGGTCGCCGAGATCATCGCCGGGGAGCTGGCCCGCCGCCTCGGCTTCCGGGTGCCCGACATGGTGATCATGGACCTGGACCCGGCGATCGCCCGGCACGAGCCCGACCCCGACGTCCAGGACCTGCTCAAGGCCAGCACCGGCTGGAACCTGGGGGTGGACTTCCTGCCCGGCTCGCTCGGCTACGACCCCCTCGGCTGGACGGCCGACCCCGAGCAGGCCTCCCGGCTGCTGTGGCTGGACGCCTTCATCGGCAACGTGGACCGCAGCTGGCGCAACCCCAACCTGCTGGTCTGGCACGGCCGGATATGGCTGATCGACCACGGCGCCAGCCTGTACTTCCACCACGCCTGGGCCAAGGCCGCCGAATTGGT contains these protein-coding regions:
- a CDS encoding PaaI family thioesterase — encoded protein: MTEVEAAGGRTIGRLEDRRWIGEERAAQLAELAARVRELTEAVVLTEVDSAEIAAVAEQVAALTARLNAARDQYPPMAAEGTNGMVRQLASPVTGRINPIAPPVTVTVCEGGVVRGEFTLNTVYEGPPGFVHGGVTALVLDQMLGLAAASGGVPGLTATLDMCYRRPTPYGVPLTVEARVTRTEGRKTFAEAHVLAPGGKVTVEATAMFVRPLFQLPQGTGASERN
- a CDS encoding cyclase family protein; translation: MTWVDLSVPVVTGMPVYPGDPEVEVAPALTVAEAGVNVARVHLGSHAGTHVDAPCHVDDSWPRLDELPLDRFAGRAVPMDVRGLPPRTPIGPEHLPEGLRPGVVLLVVTGWSRHWGTPDYLAHPYLAAETCVRIAAAGVRTVGIDALSVDRTPARGEQDFSLAAHRALLEPGGVIAENLTGLDRLVQAPAEAEVFLFPVRLTGDGAPVRAVARLRS
- a CDS encoding HipA family kinase, which gives rise to MLPLVTATRYVTPLREGGSLPGIVEADDLGTYVMKFVGAGQGRKALVAEIIAGELARRLGFRVPDMVIMDLDPAIARHEPDPDVQDLLKASTGWNLGVDFLPGSLGYDPLGWTADPEQASRLLWLDAFIGNVDRSWRNPNLLVWHGRIWLIDHGASLYFHHAWAKAAELVRRPYDIDDHVMVSYATHLAEAEAELLPQVTEELLREITALVPDLWLSGEPGFADAAAVRDAYVATLLARAADPRAWLPDPSAAGPDRPAPAPRRTAGRPSWLGGPVT